One stretch of Meriones unguiculatus strain TT.TT164.6M chromosome 7, Bangor_MerUng_6.1, whole genome shotgun sequence DNA includes these proteins:
- the Slc25a47 gene encoding solute carrier family 25 member 47 isoform X1 — translation MGLWGVCPDNGSSVHPVLHSPLAPGVCGVAVGYPLDTVKVRIQTEAKYTSIWSCIRDIYRQERVCGFYRGLSLPVCTVSLVSSVSFGTYHHCLAHICRFRYGSTDAKPSKADITLSGCASGFVRVFLTSPTEVAKVRLQTQAQAQTQQRRPSASWTSTAPALCPAPTVCLQPRLKYCGPLHCLVTVAREEGLRGLYKGSSALLLREGHSFATYFLSYAMLSEWLTPAGRSQPDVLGVLVAGGCAGVLAWAVATPMDVIKSRLQADGQGQQRYRGLLHCVVTSVREEGPRVLFKGLALNCCRAFPVNMVVFVAYEAVLRFTQGLLTT, via the exons ATGGGCCTCTGGGGTGTATGTCCAGACAACGGCAGCAGCGTACATCCTGTTCTACACTCACCTTTGGCTCCAG GAGTCTGCGGTGTTGCTGTGGGCTACCCTCTGGATACAGTGAAG GTCAGAATCCAGACTGAAGCCAAGTACACAAGTATCTGGTCCTGTATCCGGGACATATATCGTCAAGAGCGG GTGTGTGGCTTCTACCGGGGCCTCTCACTGCCTGTGTGCACAGTGTCCCTGGTGTCATCTGTGTCTTTTGGAacctaccaccactgcctggctcacaTTTGCCGCTTCCGGTACGGCAGCACCGACGCCAAGCCCAGCAAGGCGGATATCACACTCTCAGGATGTGCCTCTGGCTTTGTCCGG GTGTTCCTGACATCCCCCACTGAGGTGGCCAAAGTCCGCCTGCAGACACAGGCCCAAGCTCAGACACAGCAGCGGCGGCCCTCGGCCTCCTGGACATCCACTGCTCCCGCTTTGTGTCCTGCCCCCACTGTATGTCTGCAGCCCAGACTCAAGTACTGTGGGCCGCTGCACTGTTTAGTCACAGTGGCCCGTGAAGAGGGCCTGCGGGGACTCTACAAGGGCAGCTCAGCTCTGCTCCTTCGTGAAGGGCACTCCTTTGCCACCTACTTTCTCTCCTATGCCATGCTCAGTGAGTGGCTCACCCCTGCTGGCCGTAGCCAGCCAG ATGTCCTAGGCGTGCTGGTGGCTGGAGGCTGTGCTGGGGTCCTGGCCTGGGCTGTGGCCACCCCCATGGATGTGATCAAGTCCCGCCTGCAGGCGGACGGGCAGGGCCAGCAGCGCTACCGGGGCCTCCTGCACTGTGTGGTGACCAGCGTGCGGGAGGAGGGCCCCAGGGTGCTCTTCAAAGGGCTGGCACTCAACTGCTGCCGCGCCTTTCCTGTCAACATGGTGGTCTTCGTGGCCTATGAGGCTGTGCTACGGTTCACTCAGGGCCTGCTCACAACATAG
- the Slc25a47 gene encoding solute carrier family 25 member 47 isoform X3 codes for MDHRSSGVCGVAVGYPLDTVKVRIQTEAKYTSIWSCIRDIYRQERVCGFYRGLSLPVCTVSLVSSVSFGTYHHCLAHICRFRYGSTDAKPSKADITLSGCASGFVRVFLTSPTEVAKVRLQTQAQAQTQQRRPSASWTSTAPALCPAPTVCLQPRLKYCGPLHCLVTVAREEGLRGLYKGSSALLLREGHSFATYFLSYAMLSEWLTPAGRSQPDVLGVLVAGGCAGVLAWAVATPMDVIKSRLQADGQGQQRYRGLLHCVVTSVREEGPRVLFKGLALNCCRAFPVNMVVFVAYEAVLRFTQGLLTT; via the exons ATGGACCATCGATCCTCAG GAGTCTGCGGTGTTGCTGTGGGCTACCCTCTGGATACAGTGAAG GTCAGAATCCAGACTGAAGCCAAGTACACAAGTATCTGGTCCTGTATCCGGGACATATATCGTCAAGAGCGG GTGTGTGGCTTCTACCGGGGCCTCTCACTGCCTGTGTGCACAGTGTCCCTGGTGTCATCTGTGTCTTTTGGAacctaccaccactgcctggctcacaTTTGCCGCTTCCGGTACGGCAGCACCGACGCCAAGCCCAGCAAGGCGGATATCACACTCTCAGGATGTGCCTCTGGCTTTGTCCGG GTGTTCCTGACATCCCCCACTGAGGTGGCCAAAGTCCGCCTGCAGACACAGGCCCAAGCTCAGACACAGCAGCGGCGGCCCTCGGCCTCCTGGACATCCACTGCTCCCGCTTTGTGTCCTGCCCCCACTGTATGTCTGCAGCCCAGACTCAAGTACTGTGGGCCGCTGCACTGTTTAGTCACAGTGGCCCGTGAAGAGGGCCTGCGGGGACTCTACAAGGGCAGCTCAGCTCTGCTCCTTCGTGAAGGGCACTCCTTTGCCACCTACTTTCTCTCCTATGCCATGCTCAGTGAGTGGCTCACCCCTGCTGGCCGTAGCCAGCCAG ATGTCCTAGGCGTGCTGGTGGCTGGAGGCTGTGCTGGGGTCCTGGCCTGGGCTGTGGCCACCCCCATGGATGTGATCAAGTCCCGCCTGCAGGCGGACGGGCAGGGCCAGCAGCGCTACCGGGGCCTCCTGCACTGTGTGGTGACCAGCGTGCGGGAGGAGGGCCCCAGGGTGCTCTTCAAAGGGCTGGCACTCAACTGCTGCCGCGCCTTTCCTGTCAACATGGTGGTCTTCGTGGCCTATGAGGCTGTGCTACGGTTCACTCAGGGCCTGCTCACAACATAG
- the Slc25a47 gene encoding solute carrier family 25 member 47 isoform X2, whose protein sequence is MDFVAGAIGGVCGVAVGYPLDTVKVRIQTEAKYTSIWSCIRDIYRQERVCGFYRGLSLPVCTVSLVSSVSFGTYHHCLAHICRFRYGSTDAKPSKADITLSGCASGFVRVFLTSPTEVAKVRLQTQAQAQTQQRRPSASWTSTAPALCPAPTVCLQPRLKYCGPLHCLVTVAREEGLRGLYKGSSALLLREGHSFATYFLSYAMLSEWLTPAGRSQPDVLGVLVAGGCAGVLAWAVATPMDVIKSRLQADGQGQQRYRGLLHCVVTSVREEGPRVLFKGLALNCCRAFPVNMVVFVAYEAVLRFTQGLLTT, encoded by the exons ATGGATTTTGTTGCTGGGGCCATTGGAG GAGTCTGCGGTGTTGCTGTGGGCTACCCTCTGGATACAGTGAAG GTCAGAATCCAGACTGAAGCCAAGTACACAAGTATCTGGTCCTGTATCCGGGACATATATCGTCAAGAGCGG GTGTGTGGCTTCTACCGGGGCCTCTCACTGCCTGTGTGCACAGTGTCCCTGGTGTCATCTGTGTCTTTTGGAacctaccaccactgcctggctcacaTTTGCCGCTTCCGGTACGGCAGCACCGACGCCAAGCCCAGCAAGGCGGATATCACACTCTCAGGATGTGCCTCTGGCTTTGTCCGG GTGTTCCTGACATCCCCCACTGAGGTGGCCAAAGTCCGCCTGCAGACACAGGCCCAAGCTCAGACACAGCAGCGGCGGCCCTCGGCCTCCTGGACATCCACTGCTCCCGCTTTGTGTCCTGCCCCCACTGTATGTCTGCAGCCCAGACTCAAGTACTGTGGGCCGCTGCACTGTTTAGTCACAGTGGCCCGTGAAGAGGGCCTGCGGGGACTCTACAAGGGCAGCTCAGCTCTGCTCCTTCGTGAAGGGCACTCCTTTGCCACCTACTTTCTCTCCTATGCCATGCTCAGTGAGTGGCTCACCCCTGCTGGCCGTAGCCAGCCAG ATGTCCTAGGCGTGCTGGTGGCTGGAGGCTGTGCTGGGGTCCTGGCCTGGGCTGTGGCCACCCCCATGGATGTGATCAAGTCCCGCCTGCAGGCGGACGGGCAGGGCCAGCAGCGCTACCGGGGCCTCCTGCACTGTGTGGTGACCAGCGTGCGGGAGGAGGGCCCCAGGGTGCTCTTCAAAGGGCTGGCACTCAACTGCTGCCGCGCCTTTCCTGTCAACATGGTGGTCTTCGTGGCCTATGAGGCTGTGCTACGGTTCACTCAGGGCCTGCTCACAACATAG